From Rutidosis leptorrhynchoides isolate AG116_Rl617_1_P2 chromosome 3, CSIRO_AGI_Rlap_v1, whole genome shotgun sequence, a single genomic window includes:
- the LOC139901466 gene encoding uncharacterized protein produces MSNFIYSETINNLSDVWATPIQNINRKDCVFRNKLKCVKNALRNWSKSYNNLDGDIEVLKDTVTNLELKAETCNLSDSEKILWRESRKKWIEKERVKSCMLKQKARVKWTLDGDENTNFFYSVIKRNNNVCNIRGLMINGIWNDSPTDIKNEVFRHFKSVFEEPNGVRPSMEDLNYPCLSHEDATILEVPFDEKEIRDAVFDCGSSKAPGPDGFNLGFYKKNLGFDKG; encoded by the coding sequence ATGTCAAATTTTATTTACTCCGAAACAATAAACAATCTCAGCGATGTGTGGGCCACTCCTATTCAAAATATTAATAGGAAGGATTGCGTGTTTAGGAATAAGCTAAAGTGTGTGAAAAACGCGTTGCGAAATTGGAGTAAATCATACAACAActtggatggtgatattgaggtgcTTAAAGACACGGTTACCAATTTGGAGCTTAAAGCCGAAACATGCAACTTAAGTGATAGTGAGAAGATACTATGGAGGGAGTCTAGAAAAAAGTGGATTGAAAAGGAAAGGGTCAAATCTTGCATGCTCAAACAAAAGGCTCGGGTAAAGTGGACTCTAGATGGTGATGAAAATACGAATTTTTTTTATTCGGTGATCAAGAGAAATAATAATGTATGTAACATTAGGGGATTGATGATCAATGGAATTTGGAATGACTCTCCGACCGACATAAAAAATGAAGTTTTCCGACACTTCAAAAGTGTCTTTGAGGAACCGAATGGGGTAAGACCGAGTATGGAGGATTTAAACTACCCGTGTTTATCTCATGAGGATGCAACAATTCTTGAAGTCCCTTTTGACGAGAAAGAAATTAGAGATGCGGTGTTTGATTGTGGAAGCTCAAAGGCCCCGGGCCCGGATGGTTTTAATTTAGGTTTCTACAAAAAAAATTTGGGATTCGATAAAGGATGA